A stretch of Ranitomeya variabilis isolate aRanVar5 chromosome 3, aRanVar5.hap1, whole genome shotgun sequence DNA encodes these proteins:
- the CRYAA gene encoding alpha-crystallin A chain — MDITIQHPWFKRALGPFFTNRLFDQIFGEGLFDYDLYPFFSSTISPYYRQSLFRGYMDSGISEVRSDRERFTINLDVKHFSPEDLTVKLLDDFVEIHGKHSERQDDHGYIAREFHRRYRLPQSLDQSSVSCSLSADGILTFSGPKLLSNLDSSHSERPIPVSREEKPTSAPSS; from the exons ATGGACATCACTATTCAGCACCCTTGGTTCAAGCGTGCGCTGGGCCCCTTCTTTACAAACCGTCTCTTCGACCAGATCTTTGGTGAAGGGTTGTTTGATTATGACCTTTACCCCTTCTTCTCCTCCACTATCAGCCCTTACTACAGGCAGAGCCTCTTCAGGGGATATATGGATTCTGGCATCTCTGAG GTGCGCTCAGACCGTGAGCGTTTCACCATTAACTTGGACGTGAAGCATTTTTCTCCTGAGGATCTGACGGTGAAACTTCTGGATGACTTTGTGGAGATCCACGGAAAACACAGTGAAAGACAG GACGATCACGGATACATCGCCCGGGAGTTTCACCGCCGTTATCGCCTCCCACAAAGCTTGGACCAGTCCTCAGTCAGCTGCTCCCTCTCCGCCGATGGTATTTTAACCTTCTCTGGTCCCAAACTGCTTTCCAACCTGGATTCAAGCCACAGTGAGAGACCCATCCCTGTCTCCCGTGAGGAGAAGCCCACCTCAGCCCCCTCCTCCTAA